One Corallococcus silvisoli DNA segment encodes these proteins:
- a CDS encoding UvrD-helicase domain-containing protein has product MAETEVKVTVYRRGFIIDTITRPLRQLNGKPAVKYKRQLHDLVGGNAIHLDGPPPQAPAPPQVSKVVAKHPPPRSGWDPLQKAVIETRPEARLLVDAGPGTGKTAVACARVARLITQYDIQPTRIWLISFTRTAVREIRDRIAKALGDQEAAYAVRMATMDSHAWAIHSGFDEMAKIAGSYEKNIEDVLKLFRENDQVVEYLESVEHLIVDETQDVVGIRATLLTELVSRLSKSCGVTVFADEAQAIYGFADEDEGESGRDRQPPITEQLRKGGFGFEDRSLQQVFRTDSPNLLSLFTATRAKVLTPAPNPASKLEDIRKEVEALAHGEVPRIEEQGLEKAEDVLVLYRRRAEVLMASSFLNAQGVRHRIRMSGMPICIPPWVGACLGEHEGSTLTRTGFLALWKQRVVGTPCETLTADEAWEFLYRHAGKRENVVEMQRLRVVLARSQPPADFCSSELGTQGPIVGTIHASKGRESGTVHLMIPRGSAGKDTDCDAEARVVFVGATRARTRLMVGQSIRHYSTKLESSRIYSHKEGTATAQVEIGCDGDVSAQSAASISLYDTADEVRAVQERLLHLTTFPLKARAFCDREADFTYMLRTEEGGEFLGALTGHVNAELFNVAQVICSKSRGRRRPPSEIWHLHVVGVRTAVFPPNSPDAERMHAPWSTSGIVLVPVILGYMKLPFPYYWGRESHGHGQEDHPRAPRARSGGSTRR; this is encoded by the coding sequence ATGGCAGAAACGGAAGTTAAGGTCACCGTCTACCGACGGGGGTTCATCATCGATACAATCACGCGGCCCCTTCGACAGTTGAACGGTAAGCCGGCCGTGAAGTACAAGCGGCAGTTGCACGATCTGGTCGGTGGCAATGCGATTCATCTCGATGGACCACCACCCCAAGCGCCAGCGCCGCCCCAGGTGAGCAAGGTCGTCGCGAAGCATCCCCCGCCCAGGAGCGGCTGGGATCCGCTCCAGAAGGCCGTCATCGAGACTCGGCCGGAGGCGCGGCTTCTAGTGGACGCGGGCCCCGGCACTGGCAAGACAGCCGTGGCCTGCGCCCGAGTTGCCAGGCTGATCACGCAGTACGACATCCAGCCGACGCGCATCTGGCTCATCAGCTTCACGCGCACGGCGGTCCGGGAAATCCGCGACCGCATCGCCAAAGCGCTGGGAGACCAGGAGGCCGCCTACGCGGTGCGGATGGCCACGATGGACTCCCACGCGTGGGCCATCCACAGCGGCTTCGACGAGATGGCGAAGATCGCCGGCTCGTACGAGAAGAACATCGAGGACGTGCTGAAGCTCTTCCGGGAGAACGACCAAGTCGTCGAGTACCTGGAATCGGTCGAGCACCTGATCGTGGACGAGACTCAGGACGTCGTTGGCATCCGGGCGACCCTGCTCACCGAACTCGTCTCCCGCCTGTCGAAGAGCTGCGGCGTCACCGTGTTCGCGGACGAGGCCCAAGCCATCTACGGCTTCGCCGACGAAGACGAGGGGGAGTCGGGCAGGGACCGGCAACCCCCGATCACCGAGCAGCTCCGCAAGGGTGGGTTCGGGTTCGAGGATAGGTCGCTCCAGCAGGTCTTCCGCACGGACTCCCCCAACCTGCTCTCGCTATTCACCGCCACGCGGGCGAAGGTACTCACGCCTGCACCGAACCCCGCCAGCAAGCTCGAGGACATCCGGAAAGAGGTCGAGGCGCTCGCACATGGCGAGGTGCCCAGGATCGAGGAGCAAGGTCTGGAAAAGGCGGAGGACGTGCTCGTGCTGTACCGCAGACGGGCGGAGGTGCTGATGGCCTCCTCGTTCCTCAACGCGCAGGGTGTACGGCATCGTATCCGCATGTCCGGGATGCCCATATGCATCCCGCCCTGGGTCGGCGCATGCCTCGGCGAGCACGAGGGTTCCACGCTGACGCGGACAGGCTTCCTCGCCCTTTGGAAGCAGCGGGTGGTGGGGACCCCCTGCGAAACCCTGACGGCGGACGAGGCCTGGGAGTTCCTCTACCGGCACGCGGGCAAGCGGGAGAACGTCGTCGAGATGCAACGCCTGAGAGTGGTCCTCGCTCGGTCCCAGCCCCCGGCGGATTTCTGCTCGTCCGAGCTGGGCACCCAGGGGCCAATCGTAGGCACCATCCACGCCTCCAAGGGCCGGGAGTCGGGCACAGTCCATCTGATGATTCCGCGGGGCAGCGCGGGAAAAGACACGGACTGCGACGCCGAGGCCCGGGTCGTCTTCGTCGGCGCCACGCGGGCCAGGACCAGACTCATGGTGGGCCAGAGCATCCGGCACTACTCGACGAAGCTGGAGTCGAGCCGCATCTACTCCCATAAGGAGGGCACGGCGACGGCCCAGGTTGAGATCGGCTGCGATGGGGATGTGTCCGCTCAGAGCGCGGCCAGCATCTCCCTCTACGACACCGCCGACGAGGTCCGAGCCGTCCAGGAGCGGCTGCTGCATCTGACGACGTTCCCGTTAAAGGCCAGGGCCTTCTGCGACCGGGAAGCCGACTTCACGTACATGCTCCGGACAGAGGAGGGGGGCGAATTTCTGGGGGCGTTGACGGGTCACGTCAACGCAGAGCTGTTCAACGTCGCCCAGGTGATCTGCAGCAAGAGCAGAGGGCGTCGGCGACCGCCCAGCGAGATCTGGCACTTGCACGTGGTAGGTGTACGGACTGCAGTGTTCCCCCCCAACTCCCCGGATGCGGAGCGAATGCATGCTCCGTGGTCAACGAGCGGAATCGTGCTGGTCCCCGTCATTCTGGGTTACATGAAGCTGCCCTTCCCCTACTACTGGGGCAGAGAGAGCCACGGCCATGGACAGGAAGATCATCCTCGAGCGCCTCGAGCGCGATCTGGTGGGTCCACCCGGCGGTGA
- a CDS encoding helicase-related protein, with the protein MDRKIILERLERDLVGPPGGDDETLASRPSDVYLTGILWPRETRMGEEEDDRLGAGAGDDDNGGPAGEEEEISLAGLSRPCSAGISFAVASDNAAPTVKVTVQCAAYSSRESSKREGAGNRKPPLDWVRRQHIMEIDPIRCDQSSGKVELAAPAKALTVHGLPEKLELHIRTTEWKNGRLVTITAINAARPDENDGRNGIERATLFQVSIEVKPGPGTRLIARPSRKAIVDKEDESAALLYRHAREFAVGHTCSASWVAERDTDHASSISTTWVPRAIVPTVNPRGHEVFSALSDGASRPLSAEWLASASDTAIGPALMQLVNAYREWISLRAKDCADLSKEFRDAGEANLKECRKIADRMEEGVKAISGSPKAAIAFRLANQAMLLQHSWDREKAKNGPLTWRPFQLGFFLLAAASLSDRSHPDRGTMDLLWFPTGGGKTEAYLALIAFLAFHRRFTTPGGPEAGTGVAALMRYTLRLLTTQQFSRASAMILACEALRRRKIPGVPSGVELGSTPFSIGLWVGRDATPNRFEDAQAALSGSADVASPRQLLACPACGTNLRWEAKEQDRSIHVACPTSTCALYDPELPLPIWTVDEDVYNKRPTLLIGTVDKFAQIVRRKEVNDLFAVGTGLSPDLVIQDELHLISGPLGTVTGLYEAAVDKLFTRNGQRPKIVGSTATIRRASDQVGALFNRKTCQFPSPGLSASDSGFAEEDPDAPGRLYVAVTTAGRSAKFTLQATAATLLQSAHAAFPSPVAADPYWTLVAYFNSLRELGGALVLMQDDVADTVGMYANRRGESARPVKAVEELTSRLSQNEVRAMLDTLATKAGQDGALDAVLASNMLSVGVDVPRLGLMMVNGQPKGIAEYIQATSRVGRQHPGLVVTVLNNAKARDRSHYETFSTWHATLYRDVEATSVTPFASRARDRALHAVLVALVRHLVPDMLDRPDLTVADSAKLDAVIAELVGRAKDVDESEKNVEAELKDRLELWRTRAPQQYWNDRRPRQSLLQSAERAATMRALGRSPGEAWATLNNMRNVEPSAHFRLAERLRDLMAAAGGKGETGNGQ; encoded by the coding sequence ATGGACAGGAAGATCATCCTCGAGCGCCTCGAGCGCGATCTGGTGGGTCCACCCGGCGGTGACGACGAGACGCTCGCGTCCCGCCCTTCGGACGTTTACCTGACAGGCATCCTCTGGCCTCGCGAGACCCGGATGGGAGAAGAAGAGGATGACCGCCTGGGCGCCGGAGCGGGCGATGACGACAATGGAGGACCCGCCGGTGAGGAGGAGGAGATCTCGCTGGCCGGGCTCAGTCGGCCATGCTCGGCGGGCATCTCGTTCGCGGTCGCTTCGGACAACGCGGCCCCTACCGTCAAGGTGACGGTGCAGTGTGCGGCCTACTCCTCCAGGGAGTCCTCCAAGCGCGAAGGGGCCGGGAACCGGAAACCACCACTAGATTGGGTGCGCAGGCAGCACATCATGGAGATCGATCCGATCCGCTGCGACCAGTCCTCCGGAAAGGTGGAACTGGCCGCCCCTGCCAAGGCGCTGACGGTACACGGACTCCCGGAAAAGCTTGAGCTGCACATCCGGACGACTGAGTGGAAGAACGGCCGCTTGGTGACCATTACCGCGATCAACGCCGCCAGACCTGACGAGAATGACGGCCGGAACGGCATCGAGCGTGCCACCCTGTTCCAGGTCTCCATCGAGGTGAAGCCGGGCCCCGGGACGCGACTGATCGCTCGGCCCTCCAGGAAGGCCATCGTGGACAAGGAGGACGAGTCCGCGGCACTGCTCTACCGTCACGCCCGGGAGTTCGCGGTGGGGCATACCTGCTCCGCCTCCTGGGTGGCGGAGCGCGACACCGACCACGCCTCGTCCATCTCCACCACGTGGGTGCCACGGGCCATCGTACCCACCGTCAACCCACGAGGCCACGAGGTCTTCTCCGCTCTGTCCGATGGAGCGTCCCGTCCGCTGTCCGCCGAGTGGCTCGCATCAGCGTCCGACACCGCGATTGGCCCCGCCCTCATGCAGCTCGTCAATGCATACCGCGAATGGATCTCGCTCAGGGCAAAGGATTGCGCTGACCTATCAAAGGAGTTTCGGGATGCGGGTGAAGCCAACCTTAAGGAGTGCCGCAAAATCGCCGACCGCATGGAGGAAGGTGTCAAGGCGATCTCCGGCAGCCCGAAGGCCGCAATCGCCTTCCGGCTGGCCAACCAAGCAATGCTCCTGCAGCACAGTTGGGATCGCGAGAAGGCGAAGAACGGCCCCCTGACTTGGCGCCCGTTCCAGCTCGGCTTTTTCCTGCTCGCGGCCGCCTCGCTGTCGGACCGGAGCCACCCCGACCGGGGCACCATGGACCTCCTCTGGTTCCCCACCGGCGGTGGCAAGACCGAGGCCTACCTCGCGCTGATCGCCTTCCTCGCGTTCCACCGCAGGTTCACCACTCCTGGCGGGCCGGAGGCGGGAACCGGTGTTGCGGCCCTCATGCGCTATACCCTGCGCCTGCTGACGACCCAGCAGTTCTCCCGCGCCTCCGCGATGATCCTCGCCTGCGAGGCCTTACGTAGGCGGAAGATCCCCGGCGTCCCTTCCGGGGTCGAGCTGGGCTCCACGCCGTTCTCCATCGGCCTCTGGGTGGGACGAGACGCCACGCCGAACAGGTTCGAGGACGCGCAGGCGGCGCTCTCGGGCAGTGCGGACGTCGCCTCCCCCAGGCAACTGCTCGCCTGCCCCGCATGCGGAACGAACCTCCGTTGGGAGGCGAAGGAGCAGGATCGCTCCATCCACGTCGCCTGCCCCACGTCGACCTGCGCCCTGTACGATCCCGAGCTGCCGCTCCCCATCTGGACGGTGGATGAGGACGTGTACAACAAGCGCCCCACCCTCCTCATTGGCACGGTGGACAAGTTTGCCCAGATCGTCCGCCGCAAGGAGGTGAACGACCTGTTCGCCGTGGGGACGGGCCTGTCCCCCGACCTCGTCATCCAGGACGAGCTGCACCTCATCTCCGGCCCTCTCGGCACCGTGACGGGCCTGTACGAGGCGGCCGTGGACAAGCTTTTCACCCGGAATGGCCAGCGGCCGAAGATCGTCGGGTCGACGGCCACCATCCGCCGCGCGTCGGACCAAGTCGGGGCCCTGTTCAACCGGAAGACCTGCCAGTTCCCATCCCCCGGGCTCAGCGCATCGGACTCCGGGTTCGCCGAGGAGGACCCCGATGCGCCCGGCCGCTTGTATGTGGCGGTGACCACGGCGGGCCGGTCGGCGAAGTTCACCCTTCAGGCAACGGCGGCCACCCTGCTCCAATCCGCCCACGCGGCGTTCCCGTCGCCCGTGGCGGCGGACCCCTACTGGACGCTGGTGGCCTACTTCAACTCGCTGCGCGAGCTCGGCGGGGCCCTCGTTCTCATGCAGGACGATGTCGCCGACACCGTTGGGATGTATGCAAACCGCCGGGGCGAGTCGGCCCGGCCGGTGAAGGCCGTCGAGGAGCTGACCTCCCGGCTCTCGCAAAACGAGGTCCGGGCCATGCTCGACACGCTGGCGACGAAGGCGGGGCAGGATGGCGCCCTGGATGCAGTGCTCGCCAGCAACATGCTCAGTGTCGGTGTCGACGTGCCACGGCTCGGCCTGATGATGGTGAACGGCCAGCCCAAAGGCATCGCCGAATACATCCAGGCAACTAGCCGCGTGGGTCGTCAGCACCCGGGCTTGGTCGTGACGGTGCTGAATAACGCGAAGGCGCGGGATCGCTCGCACTACGAGACCTTCTCCACTTGGCATGCCACCCTGTACCGGGACGTAGAGGCGACCAGCGTCACCCCGTTCGCCTCGCGGGCGCGAGACCGGGCCCTCCATGCTGTGCTGGTAGCGCTGGTCCGGCACTTAGTGCCGGACATGCTTGATCGGCCGGACCTCACTGTGGCCGACTCCGCCAAACTCGACGCGGTTATCGCCGAACTGGTGGGGCGAGCCAAGGACGTGGACGAGTCCGAGAAGAACGTCGAGGCCGAACTGAAGGACCGACTGGAGCTGTGGCGCACAAGGGCCCCGCAGCAGTACTGGAACGACCGGCGGCCCCGGCAGTCGTTGCTGCAGAGCGCCGAGCGGGCCGCCACGATGCGGGCTCTGGGCCGTTCGCCGGGTGAGGCCTGGGCCACATTGAACAACATGCGGAATGTCGAGCCCTCCGCGCACTTCAGGCTGGCCGAACGGCTCCGGGACCTGATGGCGGCGGCGGGAGGAAAGGGAGAGACTGGCAATGGCCAATGA
- the drmB gene encoding DrmB family protein, protein MANDIGKLRRSTVVSTFGPGAVVDFRADGAAISGVVSGIDEWDNSFKPAGLANPQRVHEPRLERKLGVRGFRLPPVIDENRRDDQGNPDPDPRRLVAVRFPDWLLCPSCNRIAPSRKWGDAPGKAWRICVQCTRNAPGGNKVFAFPVRFVMACKRGHLEDFPWHWWVNHKPNCENKSGFLMLKAERPGLAGLIVRCPECKENQSLDGIFSKETWRNHKCKGRRPWLAGTDEGCGEPNMQAMQRGASNLYFPAIESALSIPDWSDSIQEALGIYWQDLVDTPSEDRPAMVRILARGSLRQVLEELKLSPTELAEEIERRVQAIQAPDVLDLRAGEYRQFTLSSGYSDHSDKEFETRSVPVPPALKAYFSRIVRVARLREVRAIYGFTRINPPGDGSKGIAAIWQAKKPDWLPAIDVRGEGVFLELSADRLSTWETDAVRQRAERVNEAWKKEWAARYGEQDPVQRTITARFLLVHTFAHALMRQLTLDCGYSSASLRERLYVRDGEGAMAGLLVYTATSDADGTLGGLQRQGEAERIVKTIPAAIQAMEWCSSDPLCIEGVMGGSDGLSLAACHACVLAPETACEEFNRFLDRTMLVGAPQHPEFGYFAPLLKPQEP, encoded by the coding sequence ATGGCCAATGACATCGGGAAGCTGCGCCGCAGCACGGTCGTCTCGACCTTCGGCCCTGGTGCGGTGGTGGATTTCCGCGCGGATGGAGCCGCAATCTCGGGAGTGGTCTCCGGCATCGATGAGTGGGACAACAGCTTCAAGCCGGCAGGGCTGGCCAATCCCCAGCGCGTCCATGAGCCCCGATTGGAGCGGAAGCTCGGCGTGCGGGGCTTCCGCCTTCCTCCGGTCATCGACGAGAACAGGCGCGACGACCAGGGCAACCCCGATCCTGACCCGAGGCGGCTAGTCGCAGTCCGTTTTCCGGACTGGCTCCTCTGCCCGTCCTGCAACCGGATCGCGCCCAGCCGGAAGTGGGGCGATGCTCCCGGCAAGGCTTGGCGCATCTGTGTGCAGTGCACCCGGAATGCCCCGGGCGGCAACAAGGTCTTCGCGTTCCCGGTGCGCTTCGTGATGGCCTGCAAGCGCGGCCACCTCGAAGACTTCCCCTGGCACTGGTGGGTCAACCACAAGCCCAATTGCGAGAACAAGTCGGGGTTCTTGATGCTCAAGGCGGAGCGGCCCGGCCTCGCGGGCCTGATCGTCAGGTGCCCTGAGTGCAAGGAGAACCAATCCCTGGACGGCATTTTCAGCAAGGAGACTTGGCGCAATCACAAATGCAAGGGGAGGCGGCCCTGGCTCGCGGGGACCGATGAGGGCTGCGGCGAGCCCAACATGCAGGCCATGCAGCGCGGTGCCTCCAACCTGTACTTTCCCGCTATCGAGTCGGCGCTGAGCATCCCGGACTGGTCGGATAGCATCCAAGAAGCCCTGGGAATCTACTGGCAGGATCTGGTGGACACCCCCTCCGAGGACCGGCCAGCGATGGTGCGAATCCTCGCGCGCGGAAGCCTGAGGCAGGTCCTTGAGGAGCTGAAGCTGTCGCCAACGGAGCTGGCCGAGGAGATCGAACGCCGTGTCCAAGCGATCCAGGCGCCGGATGTCCTCGATCTCCGGGCTGGCGAGTACCGGCAGTTCACCCTGTCGAGCGGATACTCCGACCACTCCGACAAGGAGTTCGAGACCCGATCCGTGCCGGTCCCTCCGGCCCTCAAGGCGTACTTCTCCCGCATCGTCCGCGTCGCGCGACTTCGTGAGGTCAGGGCAATCTACGGGTTCACCCGCATCAACCCGCCGGGCGATGGTAGCAAGGGGATCGCCGCCATCTGGCAAGCGAAGAAGCCGGACTGGCTCCCTGCCATCGACGTGCGGGGGGAAGGCGTATTCCTCGAGCTCTCGGCCGATCGCCTCTCCACGTGGGAGACGGACGCGGTTAGGCAGCGGGCCGAGCGGGTGAATGAGGCGTGGAAGAAGGAATGGGCCGCCCGATACGGCGAACAGGACCCCGTGCAGCGGACCATCACCGCCCGGTTCCTGCTGGTGCACACCTTCGCTCACGCCCTGATGCGGCAGCTTACGCTGGACTGCGGATACTCGAGCGCGTCGCTCCGGGAGCGGCTCTACGTTCGCGACGGCGAGGGGGCCATGGCGGGGCTGCTGGTGTACACCGCCACGTCCGATGCCGACGGGACACTCGGCGGACTCCAGCGGCAGGGAGAAGCCGAGCGGATCGTCAAGACCATTCCTGCGGCGATCCAGGCCATGGAGTGGTGCTCGTCGGATCCCCTGTGCATCGAGGGGGTCATGGGCGGGTCCGACGGTCTCTCCCTGGCGGCATGCCATGCTTGCGTCCTGGCCCCCGAGACAGCGTGCGAGGAGTTCAACCGCTTCCTTGACCGCACCATGCTCGTGGGCGCCCCGCAGCACCCGGAGTTCGGCTACTTCGCTCCTCTGCTCAAGCCCCAGGAGCCCTGA
- a CDS encoding cyclic peptide export ABC transporter, protein MKFLALLFRTSPASLILVTLCGLLSGASNAGLIALINHALAAQLAVSRDLALGFVALCVLTLLLRYGTQALVNRLNGDALFDMRMRLSRQVVATPLRRLEEHGIPNVMTVLTEDLFVISTALGVLPRFLTNTAIALGCFVYLAWLSWQLLVGLLALVALSVVGYRLLSRSAIADLQRTREHQGALYKQLRGITEGIKELKLHQDRRAAFLTEEVESTSWLVRTLQIRIGNVFAATGSMGMLLSFVFLGALIFVLPGLGWVQSSALVGYCIASLYLQQPLQSVMETLPILSRGEVSWTKVQQLGLTLDSFATGGREAPATHALVRQSFQSVEFVGVTHTYYREESDGHFIVGPIHLRLHPGELIFLVGGNGSGKTTLAKLLTGLYQPEAGQILVDGEPVTEPSQESYRQLFSAVFSDFYLFERLLGLVGEGLAPRVESYLSLLQLSRKVRVEAGVLSTTELSQGQRKRLALLTAYLEDRPIYLFDEWAADQDPAFKAVFYTELLPELKRKGKTVVVVSHDDRYFHVADRILRLDAGKLVPPSEPAVTDRAS, encoded by the coding sequence ATGAAATTCCTCGCCCTCTTGTTCCGGACGTCTCCCGCGTCCCTCATCCTGGTGACGCTCTGCGGGCTTCTCTCGGGCGCTAGCAACGCGGGCCTCATCGCGTTGATCAACCACGCGCTGGCGGCCCAGCTGGCGGTGAGCCGTGACCTGGCCCTGGGCTTCGTCGCGCTCTGCGTGCTGACGCTGCTGCTGCGCTACGGGACGCAGGCCCTGGTCAACAGGCTCAACGGGGACGCGCTCTTCGACATGCGCATGCGCCTGTCCCGTCAGGTCGTCGCCACGCCGCTGCGGCGCCTGGAGGAGCACGGGATCCCCAACGTGATGACGGTGCTCACCGAGGACCTCTTCGTCATCAGCACCGCGTTGGGCGTGCTGCCGCGCTTCCTCACCAACACCGCCATCGCGCTGGGCTGCTTCGTCTACCTGGCGTGGCTGTCGTGGCAGCTGCTCGTCGGCCTCCTGGCCCTCGTCGCGCTGAGCGTGGTGGGCTACCGGCTCCTGTCCCGCAGCGCCATCGCGGACCTCCAGCGCACGCGAGAGCACCAGGGGGCGCTCTACAAGCAGCTCCGCGGCATCACGGAGGGCATCAAGGAACTCAAGCTGCACCAGGACCGGCGCGCGGCGTTCCTCACCGAAGAGGTCGAGTCCACGTCCTGGCTCGTGCGCACCCTGCAGATCCGGATCGGCAACGTCTTCGCCGCGACCGGTAGCATGGGGATGCTCCTGTCCTTCGTCTTCCTCGGCGCGCTCATCTTCGTGCTGCCCGGCCTGGGCTGGGTGCAGTCCTCGGCGCTGGTGGGGTACTGCATCGCGTCGCTCTACCTCCAGCAGCCCCTCCAGTCCGTCATGGAGACGCTGCCCATCCTGAGCCGGGGCGAGGTCTCGTGGACGAAGGTCCAACAGCTGGGCCTCACGCTCGACTCCTTCGCGACGGGTGGGCGGGAGGCTCCGGCAACCCACGCGCTGGTCCGCCAGTCCTTCCAGTCGGTCGAGTTCGTGGGCGTCACCCACACCTATTACCGCGAGGAGTCGGACGGGCACTTCATCGTGGGCCCCATTCATCTGCGACTGCACCCCGGAGAGCTGATCTTCCTCGTGGGTGGCAATGGCAGCGGGAAGACCACCCTGGCCAAGCTGCTCACAGGGCTTTATCAGCCGGAGGCCGGACAGATCCTCGTGGATGGTGAGCCTGTGACGGAGCCGTCGCAGGAGTCCTACCGGCAGCTGTTCTCCGCCGTATTCTCGGACTTCTACCTGTTCGAGCGCTTGCTCGGACTCGTCGGAGAAGGGCTCGCCCCGCGGGTCGAGAGCTATCTGTCATTGCTCCAGTTGTCGCGGAAGGTCCGTGTCGAGGCCGGCGTCCTCTCCACCACGGAGCTGTCGCAGGGCCAGCGCAAGCGGCTCGCGCTGCTCACCGCCTACCTGGAAGACCGTCCCATCTATCTCTTCGACGAGTGGGCGGCGGACCAGGACCCCGCGTTCAAGGCGGTGTTCTACACGGAGCTCCTTCCGGAGCTGAAGCGCAAGGGCAAGACGGTGGTGGTCGTCTCTCACGACGACCGGTACTTCCACGTCGCTGATCGCATCCTCAGGCTCGACGCCGGGAAGCTGGTCCCTCCCTCCGAGCCGGCCGTGACGGATCGCGCCTCCTGA